From Flavipsychrobacter sp., a single genomic window includes:
- a CDS encoding class I SAM-dependent methyltransferase — MMNIEEKQLMFENRLRKVHKHFSKLARRQNVSCFRFYDNDLTEFPFAIERYGEDIYMAEYKSRHGMEEEEHEQWIQSSKQAVMNVLELTEEHIFIKRRQKKEGKQGQYGKFGEEKIERIVTEGGLSFILNMTDYLDTGLFLDHRITRDMVREESKGARVLNLFCYTGSFSVYAEDGGAEMVTSVDMSKTYINWAKRNMQYNKLYDEERHHYIHADVLQFITDLESDSYDIIVCDPPTFSNSKRMEGTFDVQRDHVWLLNELKRVLTIGGKIYFSNNYRGFKLDEEHIKGMMITNITKKTTPFDFQGKLKRCCFSLEK, encoded by the coding sequence ATGATGAATATAGAAGAAAAACAATTGATGTTTGAAAACAGGCTACGTAAAGTGCATAAGCACTTTAGTAAGTTGGCGCGTAGGCAAAATGTTAGTTGTTTCCGATTTTATGATAACGACCTGACAGAGTTTCCCTTTGCTATAGAGCGGTATGGAGAGGATATCTACATGGCTGAGTATAAGAGCAGGCATGGTATGGAAGAAGAGGAGCATGAGCAATGGATACAGTCGAGTAAGCAGGCGGTAATGAACGTACTGGAGCTTACGGAAGAGCATATTTTTATAAAACGCAGACAGAAGAAAGAAGGGAAGCAAGGACAATACGGCAAGTTTGGTGAAGAGAAAATAGAAAGAATAGTAACAGAAGGTGGGCTGAGTTTTATACTGAATATGACCGATTACCTAGATACTGGTTTGTTCTTAGACCATCGTATCACACGCGATATGGTACGGGAAGAATCAAAAGGAGCTAGAGTGCTAAATCTTTTCTGTTATACGGGTTCTTTTAGTGTTTATGCAGAGGATGGTGGAGCAGAGATGGTTACGTCTGTTGATATGTCAAAAACCTATATCAACTGGGCGAAAAGAAATATGCAGTATAATAAACTGTATGATGAGGAAAGGCATCATTACATACATGCTGATGTGTTACAGTTTATTACCGATCTGGAGTCAGACTCTTATGATATTATTGTTTGTGACCCACCTACCTTTTCTAACAGTAAAAGAATGGAAGGAACATTTGATGTACAGCGTGACCATGTGTGGCTACTCAACGAACTAAAAAGAGTGCTGACAATAGGGGGTAAAATATATTTCAGTAATAACTACAGAGGGTTTAAGCTGGACGAAGAACATATAAAAGGAATGATGATCACCAATATTACGAAAAAAACTACCCCTTTTGATTTTCAAGGTAAACTAAAAAGATGCTGCTTTTCACTGGAAAAGTAA
- a CDS encoding polyprenyl synthetase family protein: MHGFKELVKLFEERLLSVESLQKSPHNLYEPCRYLLGLGGKRVRPVLCLMGNELFSDIKEGAWHAAIGVELFHNFTLVHDDIMDEAPLRRGKETIHHKYGMTAGILSGDILCILAYEQLGYIKEALAQVLPLFTQTAAEVCDGQQMDMDFEQRSDVTIEEYLNMIALKTSVLLACSLKMGAYISGANEEEAQKVYEFGKNLGIAFQLQDDYLDAYGDPEKNGKQVGGDIKANKKTYLLLKAIENANPEQRIEIEELLASTGDDKVEKMLSLYDSCNAKQAAKDEMLKYSNLAFDNLATINVAEERKAPLRSLAEYLLQREK, translated from the coding sequence ATGCACGGTTTTAAAGAGCTAGTAAAACTTTTTGAAGAACGATTATTGTCTGTGGAGTCCTTACAAAAGTCTCCACACAATTTATATGAGCCTTGTAGGTATTTATTAGGCTTAGGCGGCAAGCGGGTGCGTCCTGTTTTATGCTTAATGGGTAACGAACTATTCTCTGATATAAAAGAAGGAGCATGGCATGCCGCGATAGGAGTAGAGTTGTTTCACAACTTTACATTGGTGCATGATGATATCATGGATGAAGCACCGCTCAGGAGAGGGAAAGAGACTATACACCATAAATACGGAATGACTGCGGGTATCTTAAGTGGAGATATATTATGCATCCTTGCTTACGAGCAATTGGGGTATATCAAAGAGGCCTTAGCACAAGTATTACCACTCTTTACACAAACAGCTGCTGAAGTGTGCGATGGTCAGCAGATGGATATGGATTTTGAACAGCGGTCTGATGTTACTATTGAGGAGTATCTAAACATGATAGCACTTAAGACATCTGTATTGCTAGCCTGTAGTTTAAAGATGGGGGCATATATTTCTGGTGCCAATGAAGAGGAAGCGCAAAAAGTATATGAGTTCGGTAAAAATTTAGGCATAGCTTTCCAACTACAGGATGACTATTTGGACGCATATGGTGATCCTGAGAAAAATGGCAAACAAGTAGGGGGGGATATAAAGGCAAATAAGAAAACCTATTTGTTGCTCAAAGCAATAGAGAATGCCAACCCGGAACAGCGAATAGAAATTGAAGAGTTATTGGCCTCTACTGGTGATGATAAAGTGGAAAAGATGCTTTCACTATACGATAGCTGCAATGCTAAGCAAGCTGCTAAAGATGAGATGTTGAAGTATTCAAATTTAGCATTTGATAATTTAGCTACAATTAATGTAGCAGAAGAGCGAAAAGCACCATTGCGTAGTTTGGCTGAATATTTATTACAAAGAGAAAAATAA
- a CDS encoding helicase HerA-like domain-containing protein, which yields MATQEQFIEEINKGYTFKGDSFLLGKAILNKEVVSDAAVKVPLKTLNRHGLISGATGTGKTKTLQVLSEALSDASIPVLMMDIKGDLSGIAAKSPGHPKIDERCQLLGIDFVPTAYPVELLSLSEEAGVRLRATVTEFGPILLAKVLDLNSTQESILAMLFKYCDDNNMPLIDLKDLQSMLQWAANDGKEELKEEYGTMSSASIGTIMRKVIALQQQDADRIFGEKSFEVDDLLRIADDGRGMVNILRVTDLQDKPKLFSTFMLQLLSELYATMPEEGDSDQPKLVMFIDEAHLIFNDANDILIEQLETIVKLIRSKGIGIFFVTQNPTDIAPAVLSQLGLKIQHALRAFTANDRKAIKQTAENYPLSEYYDTKEVITQLGIGEALVTLLNEKGIPTPLAATMLCAPKSRMDILTDEEINDIVKRSLLVEKYNKEIDRESAYELINEKIKEAKEEAPERKVRREKEDKTVIEQLGESSVVRSMMRTAGTMLVRSLLGSLGLGGTTKRRRSSRRR from the coding sequence ATGGCAACACAGGAACAATTCATCGAAGAAATCAATAAAGGGTACACTTTCAAAGGAGATTCCTTTTTATTAGGCAAAGCAATATTGAATAAAGAAGTAGTGAGCGATGCGGCAGTAAAAGTGCCGCTAAAGACATTAAACCGTCATGGTTTAATTAGCGGAGCTACAGGTACGGGAAAAACAAAAACACTGCAAGTATTATCAGAAGCATTGAGTGATGCCAGCATACCTGTATTGATGATGGACATAAAAGGTGACCTGAGCGGTATAGCTGCCAAAAGCCCCGGACATCCTAAAATAGATGAACGCTGCCAACTTTTGGGTATAGACTTTGTTCCTACAGCCTACCCTGTAGAGCTCTTATCGCTTAGTGAAGAAGCAGGTGTACGCCTAAGAGCAACAGTAACTGAATTTGGACCGATATTACTTGCCAAGGTATTAGACCTGAACAGCACACAGGAAAGTATACTCGCTATGCTTTTTAAGTATTGTGATGATAATAACATGCCTTTGATAGACCTCAAAGACCTGCAATCAATGCTACAGTGGGCTGCCAATGATGGCAAGGAGGAGTTGAAGGAAGAATACGGCACCATGTCTTCTGCATCTATAGGTACAATAATGCGCAAAGTCATTGCTTTGCAACAGCAAGATGCGGACAGAATATTCGGTGAAAAATCGTTTGAAGTAGACGACCTATTACGTATAGCTGATGATGGAAGAGGCATGGTAAATATTTTAAGAGTTACTGACCTACAAGACAAACCTAAGCTTTTCTCTACGTTCATGTTACAGTTACTATCCGAACTGTATGCCACCATGCCTGAAGAAGGCGATAGCGATCAACCTAAGCTGGTAATGTTTATCGATGAGGCTCACCTCATATTCAACGATGCTAATGATATACTTATCGAGCAACTAGAAACTATCGTAAAACTAATACGCTCAAAAGGCATAGGTATATTCTTTGTAACTCAAAACCCTACAGATATAGCACCTGCCGTATTAAGTCAATTAGGCCTAAAAATACAGCATGCCTTACGCGCCTTTACTGCAAACGATAGAAAAGCGATAAAGCAAACAGCAGAAAACTATCCTCTTAGCGAATACTATGATACAAAAGAAGTCATTACACAATTGGGGATAGGAGAAGCGCTTGTTACATTGCTGAATGAGAAAGGTATCCCTACCCCATTAGCAGCTACTATGCTTTGTGCTCCAAAATCAAGAATGGATATACTTACAGATGAGGAGATCAACGATATCGTAAAAAGATCACTGCTTGTAGAGAAGTATAATAAAGAGATTGATAGAGAAAGCGCTTATGAACTCATCAACGAAAAGATAAAAGAAGCCAAAGAAGAAGCTCCTGAACGTAAAGTAAGAAGAGAAAAAGAAGATAAAACTGTTATTGAACAATTAGGCGAAAGCTCTGTAGTAAGAAGCATGATGCGCACCGCAGGTACAATGTTAGTACGTAGCTTACTAGGTTCGCTAGGACTAGGAGGCACTACTAAAAGACGTAGAAGTAGTAGACGCCGTTGA
- a CDS encoding acyl-CoA dehydrogenase family protein, protein MEDQSKQVIQGGGFLINESAPSNTFTPEDFTEEQRLIEDTCADFLAKEVRPKLQAIDEQEEGLMPTLLDKAGELGLLGAAFPQQYGGLGEDFVTATIINEALGAGHSFSVAVAAHNGIGSLPILYFGTEEQKQKYVPRLATGELKGAYALTEPNSGSDALSGKTSAKLTDDGKHYLINGQKIWITNAGFADVFTVFAKIDGEHFSAFIIERGTEGLSFGEEEHKMGIKGSSTRQVFFENCKVPKENLLGEIGRGHIIAFNILNIGRLKLCAAALGGTKQAMANTIKYAVTREQFKTPIAQFGAIQHKLAEMTIRTFATESALYRTSRWITDKENELAKSGKSDDETLLGAAEEYAIECAILKVIGSECLDYVVDEGVQIHGGNGFSDEYNISRSYRDSRINRIFEGTNEINRLLTLDMYLKRAMKGRINILTPAMAVQKELMGIPEFGEDDTPFAAELKAIANFKKAILMCAGAAVQKLMTKIEGEQEILMYLADMLNDTFMAESMLLRTMKMTDSGNKNAGLATDATKVFISDAADRINHAGKNAINAFATGDEQRMMLLGVKRFTKVASFNTKEARRKIGQQMIEKGSYIF, encoded by the coding sequence ATGGAAGACCAGTCAAAACAGGTGATACAAGGCGGAGGTTTCCTAATTAACGAATCTGCGCCATCCAACACATTCACACCAGAGGATTTTACAGAAGAGCAACGATTAATAGAAGATACATGCGCTGATTTTCTAGCTAAAGAAGTAAGACCAAAACTCCAAGCTATAGACGAGCAAGAAGAGGGGCTTATGCCTACCCTGCTGGACAAAGCAGGAGAACTGGGATTATTAGGTGCTGCATTTCCACAGCAGTATGGAGGCTTGGGTGAAGATTTTGTCACAGCTACCATTATCAACGAAGCTTTGGGCGCAGGGCATTCCTTTTCAGTAGCTGTAGCTGCACATAATGGCATTGGCTCATTACCGATACTATATTTTGGAACAGAAGAACAAAAGCAGAAATATGTACCTAGATTGGCTACAGGTGAATTAAAAGGTGCTTATGCGCTTACCGAGCCCAATTCTGGCTCTGATGCACTCAGTGGTAAAACCTCTGCAAAACTTACCGATGATGGTAAGCACTATCTCATAAATGGTCAAAAAATATGGATCACAAATGCTGGCTTTGCTGATGTATTTACTGTTTTTGCTAAAATAGACGGAGAACATTTTTCAGCCTTTATAATAGAACGTGGCACAGAGGGATTGAGCTTTGGAGAAGAGGAACATAAAATGGGTATTAAAGGATCTAGCACTCGTCAGGTGTTTTTTGAGAACTGTAAAGTACCCAAAGAGAACCTACTGGGAGAAATAGGTCGTGGTCATATCATAGCCTTCAACATCTTGAATATTGGTCGTTTAAAGCTATGTGCTGCTGCTCTTGGTGGCACTAAACAAGCCATGGCCAATACTATAAAGTATGCCGTTACCCGAGAACAGTTTAAAACACCTATTGCACAGTTTGGCGCCATACAACACAAGCTGGCAGAGATGACCATACGCACATTTGCTACAGAAAGTGCTCTTTACAGAACATCTAGATGGATAACAGATAAAGAAAATGAACTAGCAAAGTCAGGAAAAAGTGATGATGAAACATTATTAGGTGCCGCTGAAGAGTATGCCATTGAATGTGCCATTTTAAAAGTTATAGGGTCTGAATGTTTGGACTATGTAGTAGACGAAGGCGTACAAATACATGGAGGTAATGGTTTTTCTGACGAATACAATATATCACGCTCCTACAGAGATAGCCGTATCAACAGAATATTTGAAGGTACTAATGAGATCAATAGGCTATTAACGCTTGACATGTACTTAAAGCGTGCCATGAAGGGCAGGATAAACATCTTAACCCCTGCAATGGCGGTACAGAAAGAATTAATGGGCATCCCTGAATTTGGAGAGGACGACACACCTTTTGCGGCTGAGCTAAAAGCTATTGCTAACTTCAAGAAAGCTATACTCATGTGTGCAGGAGCAGCTGTGCAAAAGCTAATGACAAAAATAGAAGGTGAGCAAGAAATACTGATGTATTTAGCTGATATGCTCAACGACACCTTCATGGCGGAAAGCATGCTGTTGAGAACAATGAAAATGACAGATAGTGGCAATAAAAATGCAGGCTTGGCTACAGATGCTACAAAGGTTTTCATTAGCGACGCGGCAGATAGAATAAACCATGCCGGTAAAAACGCAATAAATGCCTTTGCTACTGGTGACGAACAAAGGATGATGCTACTCGGCGTAAAACGTTTTACCAAAGTAGCTAGCTTTAATACCAAAGAAGCAAGAAGAAAAATTGGACAGCAAATGATAGAAAAAGGTAGTTATATCTTCTAG
- a CDS encoding SAM-dependent methyltransferase has product MKKGATLYLIPIPIAEDALHTLSKEISTVTLEVTHFFVEHIRTARRFLKALHPEIVIDDLHFSEIDKKRGADLNTFNEWVKAGHSIGVMSESGCPGIADPGAELVYKAQELDIAIYPLTGPNSIILSLMASGLDGQRFAFNGYLPIKDPERSKSIKHYEQLSAKEKQTQIFIETPYRNNALLDELFKKCNPNTKLCIAQDITGKAAYNKTKTIKAWQKNKPELEKLPTVFLFLA; this is encoded by the coding sequence ATGAAAAAAGGAGCTACACTTTACTTAATACCCATACCAATAGCAGAGGATGCACTGCATACACTTTCTAAAGAAATAAGCACTGTTACGCTTGAGGTAACCCATTTCTTTGTAGAGCATATACGCACAGCGCGTCGTTTTCTTAAAGCCTTACACCCCGAAATAGTTATTGATGACCTCCATTTTTCAGAGATAGATAAAAAAAGAGGTGCTGACCTGAATACATTTAATGAATGGGTTAAGGCAGGTCATTCCATTGGTGTAATGAGTGAATCGGGCTGCCCGGGAATAGCTGACCCGGGAGCAGAGTTGGTATATAAAGCGCAAGAATTAGATATAGCCATTTATCCCTTAACAGGGCCTAATAGTATCATCCTATCATTAATGGCGTCAGGCTTAGACGGGCAAAGATTTGCTTTTAATGGATACCTACCTATTAAGGACCCGGAAAGAAGCAAAAGCATTAAACATTACGAGCAGCTTTCAGCCAAAGAAAAACAAACACAAATTTTTATTGAAACGCCTTATAGAAACAACGCACTACTTGATGAGCTATTTAAGAAATGCAACCCTAACACCAAACTATGTATAGCACAGGATATAACAGGCAAAGCTGCTTATAACAAAACCAAGACAATAAAAGCTTGGCAAAAGAATAAGCCTGAATTAGAAAAGCTGCCTACAGTATTCTTATTTTTGGCTTAG
- a CDS encoding alpha/beta hydrolase, with the protein MGAVSGYIKTGEEQLHYIKYGEGDKLLIAFHGYGDDASFFAPLAECMDKEYSVISFNLPHHSESQWSPLKLWEKEALNELIANILRLFNVEYFSLLGYSIGGRVCMSVLEQYGDKVDRLVLIASDGLRFNWFYYWLTRTVTGKFIFKSFLTNPALYMPLIDVARKVKLLNEGKYKFAMKYISSEVDRRFLLNVWMTMSKLIPDVGKTKQIIRNEKIATEVFMGRYDKVIPARYALAFAEGVGSAEVTILEKGHRIFDSETLPKIASCFS; encoded by the coding sequence ATGGGTGCTGTTTCAGGATATATTAAGACTGGCGAGGAACAACTTCATTATATTAAATATGGTGAGGGGGATAAACTATTGATTGCTTTTCATGGCTATGGCGATGATGCTAGTTTTTTCGCCCCATTGGCAGAATGTATGGATAAAGAATATTCTGTGATCTCCTTTAATTTACCCCACCATTCAGAAAGTCAGTGGTCTCCATTAAAGTTGTGGGAAAAGGAAGCACTTAATGAGCTAATTGCAAATATCTTAAGGCTTTTTAACGTAGAGTATTTTTCCTTGTTAGGGTATAGTATTGGAGGTAGAGTATGTATGAGTGTTTTAGAACAGTATGGTGACAAGGTAGATCGTTTGGTCTTGATAGCATCTGATGGCTTGAGGTTTAATTGGTTTTACTACTGGTTGACAAGAACGGTTACAGGTAAATTTATTTTCAAAAGTTTCTTAACCAATCCTGCCTTGTATATGCCATTGATAGATGTTGCAAGAAAAGTAAAGCTACTTAATGAAGGCAAGTATAAGTTTGCAATGAAATACATCAGTAGTGAAGTAGATAGGAGGTTCTTACTTAATGTTTGGATGACGATGAGTAAACTGATTCCAGATGTCGGGAAGACAAAGCAAATTATAAGAAATGAAAAGATAGCGACAGAAGTGTTCATGGGTAGATATGATAAGGTGATTCCTGCCAGATATGCATTAGCGTTTGCAGAAGGAGTAGGAAGTGCAGAGGTGACTATATTAGAGAAAGGCCATCGTATATTCGATTCAGAAACACTCCCTAAAATAGCTTCTTGTTTTTCGTAG
- a CDS encoding ABC transporter ATP-binding protein: MSEVIIKVEQLVKKYDDFVAVNGLSFDVYKGEIFGLLGPNGAGKTTTLEIIETLRKKTSGKVTVDGKDLDANANDIKKIIGVQLQAAGYYPNLNLVQIIELFAGLYNKEVDPLALLDTVDLREKAKNKYKQLSGGQKQRFSIATTLINEPKIIFLDEPTTGLDPQARRNLWELIKKVRERGATVVVTTHYMDEAEELCDRVAIVDAGKIIKLDTPDNLIDNLVASGFKRPKRVKEANLEDVFLDLTGKELRDE; this comes from the coding sequence ATGAGTGAAGTAATAATAAAAGTAGAGCAACTAGTTAAGAAATACGATGACTTTGTAGCGGTCAACGGGTTGAGTTTTGATGTATATAAAGGAGAAATATTTGGATTGCTAGGGCCTAACGGAGCTGGCAAAACAACTACTTTGGAAATTATTGAGACCCTACGAAAGAAAACTTCCGGAAAGGTTACGGTAGATGGTAAAGATCTAGATGCCAATGCCAATGATATAAAAAAGATAATCGGTGTGCAGCTGCAAGCAGCAGGATACTATCCTAACCTTAACTTGGTACAGATAATAGAATTGTTTGCAGGGTTGTATAATAAAGAAGTAGACCCATTAGCATTGCTTGATACAGTAGACTTAAGAGAGAAAGCTAAGAATAAGTACAAGCAACTTTCAGGAGGACAAAAGCAAAGATTCTCTATTGCAACAACCCTTATCAACGAACCTAAGATCATATTCTTGGATGAACCCACTACGGGGCTAGACCCGCAAGCTCGTCGCAATCTTTGGGAGTTGATAAAAAAGGTAAGAGAGCGTGGAGCTACTGTTGTAGTAACGACACATTACATGGACGAGGCAGAAGAGCTTTGCGATAGAGTAGCTATAGTAGATGCAGGAAAAATTATAAAATTAGATACTCCCGACAATCTTATTGATAATCTAGTAGCATCAGGTTTTAAACGCCCTAAGCGCGTGAAAGAGGCTAACTTAGAAGATGTGTTTTTAGACCTGACAGGCAAGGAATTAAGAGACGAATAA
- a CDS encoding glycosyltransferase, which yields MLLVVLAIVAALLYAALMFAYRKGWQAKDATKVVKDFVPTTTISIIIPARNEEECIGRCLNSILAQDYPKELVEVVVIDDHSTDDTANVVSSFAHRNVRCLSLSDHLKTDDLIAYKKAALTIGVNNTIGDLLITTDADCIATPNWLRSIAHIYEKEKPVMIISPVDYISDDSVLQVFQSLDFMSMQGITVASHELHMGNMCNGANLSFTRAAFIAVNGYENIDHLASGDDYLLMMKMSKHFPSKIACLKSIQAIVKTEPQYSWSGFIQQRIRWASKSGKYDDKRMTSILVFVYLFNVLFLALLVASFFSHQYLWVLLALLLLKIEVDLIYLYPVARFFKKEKQLWLFPLLQPLHIFYIIVAGLLGFVGVYKWKGRTVK from the coding sequence ATGTTGTTAGTTGTATTAGCTATAGTGGCTGCACTATTATATGCGGCATTGATGTTTGCCTATCGAAAAGGATGGCAGGCAAAAGATGCTACAAAAGTGGTGAAAGACTTTGTGCCTACAACAACTATTTCTATAATAATACCAGCACGTAATGAAGAAGAGTGTATTGGAAGATGTCTCAATTCTATTCTAGCTCAAGACTATCCCAAAGAATTGGTGGAAGTAGTTGTAATAGATGATCACTCTACAGATGATACTGCAAATGTAGTGAGTAGTTTTGCCCATCGTAATGTACGTTGTTTATCATTGTCCGACCATTTAAAAACAGATGATCTGATAGCGTATAAAAAAGCGGCATTGACAATTGGCGTTAATAATACTATAGGAGATTTACTCATAACAACGGATGCAGATTGTATCGCTACTCCTAATTGGTTACGTTCTATTGCTCATATATACGAGAAAGAAAAGCCCGTGATGATTATCTCTCCAGTAGATTATATATCTGATGACTCTGTGTTACAGGTGTTTCAGTCATTAGATTTCATGAGTATGCAAGGCATTACCGTAGCCTCACATGAGTTGCATATGGGTAACATGTGTAATGGTGCTAACCTTTCCTTTACAAGAGCTGCTTTCATAGCTGTAAATGGGTATGAAAATATAGATCATTTAGCCTCGGGAGACGATTATTTGTTGATGATGAAAATGAGCAAGCATTTCCCATCAAAGATCGCATGTCTAAAATCTATACAAGCTATTGTGAAAACAGAGCCACAATATAGTTGGTCAGGTTTTATTCAACAAAGGATAAGGTGGGCATCAAAGTCGGGTAAGTATGATGATAAGCGCATGACCAGTATATTGGTGTTTGTTTATCTTTTTAACGTGTTATTCCTAGCTCTATTAGTTGCTAGTTTCTTTAGCCATCAATATCTATGGGTTTTATTAGCCTTGTTACTTCTGAAAATAGAAGTAGACCTTATTTATTTATATCCTGTAGCTCGTTTTTTCAAAAAAGAAAAGCAGCTGTGGCTGTTCCCTCTACTTCAACCATTACATATCTTCTATATAATAGTCGCAGGTCTGCTTGGTTTTGTAGGTGTTTACAAATGGAAGGGCAGAACTGTGAAATAA
- the frr gene encoding ribosome recycling factor — translation MSEVIENIIKGADNGMKKGIDHLEQELGKIRAGKATPQILDGIMVDYYGTATPLNQVANITIPDARTLSLQPWEKTMLQPIEKAIIASNIGLNPQNDGDFIRLYLPPLTEERRKELVKRVNAEGEQAKISIRSVRRDSIESIKKEQKDGLSEDAAKEAEGRVQGLTDKYIAIIDERCKEKDKEIMTI, via the coding sequence ATGAGCGAGGTTATAGAAAATATTATTAAAGGTGCCGATAATGGCATGAAAAAAGGCATAGACCATCTAGAACAAGAACTTGGTAAAATTCGTGCCGGTAAAGCTACTCCTCAAATACTAGACGGGATCATGGTAGACTATTATGGTACTGCTACCCCGCTAAATCAAGTAGCCAATATCACTATACCGGATGCAAGGACATTGTCTTTACAACCATGGGAAAAAACAATGCTACAACCTATAGAGAAAGCTATCATTGCTTCAAATATTGGTTTAAATCCTCAAAATGATGGTGATTTCATACGTCTTTATTTACCACCACTTACGGAAGAAAGACGTAAAGAGCTTGTAAAACGTGTAAATGCAGAGGGAGAACAAGCTAAGATCAGTATCAGATCGGTACGTAGAGATAGTATTGAAAGCATCAAAAAAGAGCAAAAAGATGGCTTAAGTGAAGATGCCGCTAAAGAAGCTGAAGGACGTGTACAAGGATTAACAGATAAATACATCGCGATAATAGATGAACGTTGCAAAGAGAAAGACAAAGAAATAATGACCATATAA
- a CDS encoding iron-sulfur cluster assembly accessory protein has protein sequence METNIKAPLRLTEGAVKEINRLMAEPDYEEGQILRVGVKGGGCSGLTYVLGFDNKEEDDELYEIEGIPVIMKKAHEMYLFGIEVDFQTGLNARGFIFNNPNASDTCGCGTSFSV, from the coding sequence ATGGAAACTAATATAAAAGCACCTTTGAGGTTAACAGAAGGCGCAGTGAAAGAGATAAATAGATTGATGGCCGAGCCTGACTATGAAGAGGGACAAATCCTTAGAGTAGGTGTGAAAGGTGGAGGATGCTCTGGTTTAACCTATGTGTTGGGTTTTGATAATAAAGAGGAGGATGACGAGTTATATGAAATAGAAGGAATTCCGGTAATAATGAAAAAGGCACACGAGATGTACCTTTTTGGTATAGAGGTGGATTTTCAGACAGGTCTTAATGCAAGAGGCTTTATTTTTAATAACCCTAATGCAAGTGATACTTGTGGCTGTGGTACCTCTTTCTCTGTATAA
- a CDS encoding EVE domain-containing protein encodes MNYWLVKSEPFKYSWEQLVKDKKTFWDGVRNYAARNNLKEMQKGDHCFFYHSNEGLAIVGIAEVVKTAYQDPTTDDDRWVAVDIKPVMALPTPVTLKDIKAEPKLANMDLVRLMRLSVGKVTAAEYKLILKMGGVK; translated from the coding sequence ATGAATTACTGGTTAGTAAAGTCGGAGCCCTTTAAATATAGCTGGGAGCAATTAGTAAAGGATAAGAAGACTTTTTGGGATGGGGTGCGTAATTATGCTGCTCGCAACAACCTCAAAGAAATGCAAAAGGGCGATCATTGCTTTTTCTATCATAGTAATGAAGGGTTAGCTATTGTAGGTATTGCAGAAGTAGTAAAAACGGCTTATCAAGACCCTACTACTGATGATGATAGGTGGGTAGCAGTAGATATTAAACCTGTAATGGCATTGCCTACACCCGTTACGCTTAAAGACATTAAAGCAGAACCTAAATTGGCTAATATGGATTTAGTAAGGTTGATGCGTCTGTCAGTAGGTAAGGTAACAGCTGCTGAATATAAACTTATACTAAAGATGGGTGGTGTTAAATAG